One window of Catharus ustulatus isolate bCatUst1 chromosome 3, bCatUst1.pri.v2, whole genome shotgun sequence genomic DNA carries:
- the GPR6 gene encoding G-protein coupled receptor 6, whose protein sequence is MEAAAALNESGAAAPRLPAGGDNASLELSSRPPAPAALNPWDVMLCVSGTAIACENALVVAIICYSPSLRTPMFVLVGSLATADLLAGLGLILNFVFQYVIRSETVSLLTVGFLVASFAASVSSLLAITVDRYLSLYNALTYYSERTVLCIHTMLAGAWGVSLCLGLLPVLGWNCLHDRTSCSVVRPLTKSNVTLLSASFFLIFLIMLHLYIEICKIVCRHAHQIALQQHFLTASHYVTTKKGVSTLAIILGTFGASWLPFAIYCVVGDPDYPSVYTYATLLPATYNSMINPIIYAYRNQEIQRSMWVLFCGCFQAKVSFRSRSPSDV, encoded by the coding sequence ATGGAGGCAGCGGCAGCCCTGAACGAGAGCggagcggcggccccgcggctgccgGCCGGCGGCGACAACGCCTCGCTGGAGCTCTCGTCGCGgccccccgcgcccgccgccctcAACCCCTGGGATGTGATGCTCTGCGTGTCCGGCACCGCCATCGCCTGCGAGAACGCCCTGGTGGTTGCCATCATCTGCTACTCGCCCTCCCTGCGCACCCCCATGTTCGTGCTGGTGGGCAGCCTGGCCACGGCTGACCTCCTGGCCGGCCTCGGCCTCATCCTCAACTTCGTTTTCCAGTACGTGATCCGCTCGGAGACCGTCAGCCTGCTGACCGTGGGCTTCCTGGTCGCCTCCTTCGCCGCCTCCGTGAGTAGCTTGCTGGCCATCACGGTCGATCGCTACCTCTCCCTCTACAATGCCCTCACCTACTACTCGGAGAGGACGGTGCTCTGCATTCACACCATGCTGGCGGGTGCCTGGGGGgtctccctgtgcctggggctgctgcccgTCCTGGGCTGGAACTGCCTCCACGACCGCACCTCCTGCAGCGTCGTCAGACCCTTGACCAAGAGTAACGTGACGCTGCTGTCTGcctctttctttctcattttcctcatcATGCTCCATCTCTACATCGAGATCTGCAAGATCGTCTGCAGGCATGCCCACCAGATagctctccagcagcactttCTGACTGCTTCGCACTATGTCACCACCAAAAAAGGAGTCTCTACCCTGGCTATCATCCTCGGGACTTTCGGAGCCAGCTGGCTGCCTTTTGCCATCTACTGTGTGGTGGGGGATCCCGACTACCCCTCTGTGTACACGTACGCCACGCTCCTACCCGCTACCTACAACTCCATGATCAACCCCATCATTTATGCCTACAGAAACCAGGAAATCCAGAGGTCCATGTGGGTGCTCTTCTGTGGCTGCTTTCAGGCTAAAGTGTCCTTTCGTTCCCGGTCCCCCAGCGATGTCTGA